GTTCAGGTAGGGGCGATGCGGGTCCCGCAACAACAGGGCACCCACCTGCGCATGCAGGTACTGGCCGATCCTGCCGACGAGGACCGGGAGGGCCTCTTGCACGGTCTCGGCGGCCGAGGTGGCCGTCGATACGTCGTACAGTCTCGCCAGGTCCACCTCGCGGGCCTTGAGCGTTTCGAGCCGCTCGGTAGCCAGGCGGCTCTCCTGACGAAACCCGCGGGTCAGCATGCCGACGGCCAGCGACACCGCGGCGACAGCGACCAGGGGAACGATGATGTCCGCCGGATGCTCACCACCCGTGAGCACCACGGCGAGATAGGAGGCCGCGACGAGCACGCTGATGATCGTGTGCACAACGAGGCCGGTCATCACTGCGGAAAGAGCGACGATTGCCAGGTCGGCGGCGAGCACCGCGGACTGGAGTTCCGGAATCGTACCGGCAGCGGTCAGGCTCGCGATGACGACGGCGAAGAGGAGCCACAGCAGCAGGTTTCCCAACCAGCGCTGCTCGAGTGTCGTCCATCGCAGCAGCGTCAGCAGGATGACGGCGAGAACGGTGAGGGTGGCCGGTCCCCAGACCCGGAGATCGGTGATGACGCCGTTGAGATATGCCGTTACGACCAACGCCAAGATCAGCAGTGTCATGACGCGCATGCCGAGCAGGGCCGTCCTTGTTCTGAAATCTTCTGGATGAGTGCGACTCACAGCCTCCAGTATGGTCGGCGTGGGTGATCATGACGGGTAATCTCACGCCGAAGCGATACGGAGTGCGACGGTGGCGCTGACGACAATTGCCGGTATGTTCGGAGAGCGCTACGGCGACCGCCGACCAGTGGTCCTCGCCCTTCACGGCTGGGGAAGGGACCATTCGGACTTCGCAGAAGCGCTCCGCGATGTCCCTTCGATTGCGCTCGATCTTCCCGGCTTCGGCGCGTCCGCCGCTCCTGAGTCTGCCATGGGAACCGATGGGTACGCGAGGGCGGTAGAGGCGGTTCTCGCGGAGTTTTCTTCGCCTCCGGTCGTGGTCGGGCACTCCTTCGGAGGGCGGGTCGCGCTCAATCTCGCAGCGACTCGACCAGTCTCCGGGCTCGTGCTGGTGGGTGTCCCGCTGCTGCGCTCGGCGCCCGTGCGGCGACCGCCGCTCGCCTACCGGGTGACGAAGTCGTTCCGGTTCCTTCTCGGAGAGGATCGGCTGGAGCGCGCCAAGCACCGATACGGATCGTCCGATTACCGAGCGGTGAGTGGGGTCATGAGGGACATCCTGGTCACAGCGGTCAACGAGACCTATGAGGATCTGCTGCCGAAGATCGAATGTCCCACCCGGCTCGTATGGGGCAGTGAAGATGACGAAGTGCCGGTCAGAGTCGCCGAGGCGGCTGCCGAGCT
Above is a genomic segment from Gammaproteobacteria bacterium containing:
- a CDS encoding alpha/beta fold hydrolase; amino-acid sequence: MALTTIAGMFGERYGDRRPVVLALHGWGRDHSDFAEALRDVPSIALDLPGFGASAAPESAMGTDGYARAVEAVLAEFSSPPVVVGHSFGGRVALNLAATRPVSGLVLVGVPLLRSAPVRRPPLAYRVTKSFRFLLGEDRLERAKHRYGSSDYRAVSGVMRDILVTAVNETYEDLLPKIECPTRLVWGSEDDEVPVRVAEAAAELLPNAHLRVVPDAGHHLLIRAPEIVRAEILELL